In Anopheles moucheti unplaced genomic scaffold, idAnoMoucSN_F20_07 putative_Y_10, whole genome shotgun sequence, a single genomic region encodes these proteins:
- the LOC128309285 gene encoding uncharacterized protein LOC128309285 yields the protein MPDMTALTVAEALVCGWIARFGVPFFITSDQGRQFESSLFDELTRLIGSSHLRTTAYHPQSNGIIERWHRTLKASILCHDPEHWSEYLPMILLGLRAAYKEDIKSSPAEMVYGTTLRLPSEFFTNNLDNPNEAEFVAKLRTTMRQIRPRETARHGNHSVFIHQDLKTCKNVFVRNDSVRPSLSPPYEGPFKVLNRAEKFFKLNIRGRTVNVSVDRLKPAYSLEDQQTTSDKVPACTTDPNIFPTRVTRSGRRVVIPSRYR from the coding sequence ATGCCTGATATGACCGCGTTAACAGTTGCCGAAGCTCTTGTTTGCGGATGGATAGCCCGGTTTggtgttccatttttcatcacgTCTGACCAAGGACGTCAATTCGAATCATCGCTTTTCGATGAACTTACTCGCTTGATCGGATCCAGCCACCTGCGTACGACTGCATACCACCCTCAGTCAAATGGCATTATCGAACGATGGCATAGGACCCTAAAAGCATCTATTCTGTGCCATGATCCCGAGCACTGGAGCGAGTACCTACCGATGATCCTACTCGGGCTGCGGGCAGCCTACAAGGAAGACATTAAATCATCGCCTGCCGAGATGGTATATGGAACAACTCTCCGATTACCGTCTGAGTTTTTCACAAACAACTTAGACAACCCGAACGAAGCTGAATTTGTCGCCAAACTCCGTACAACTATGCGACAAATTCGCCCCCGAGAGACTGCCAGGCATGGAAATCACAGTGTTTTCATACACCAGGACTTAAAGACGTGTAAGAACGTCTTCGTGCGCAACGACTCGGTCCGACCCTCGCTATCGCCACCGTATGAAGGACCATTCAAGGTGCTGAACCGAGCCGAAAAATTCTTCAAGTTGAACATACGAGGCCGCACAGTCAACGTTTCGGTCGATCGCCTGAAGCCAGCGTATTCACTAGAAGATCAGCAAACCACAAGTGACAAGGTACCTGCATGCACAACTGATCCTAATATTTTTCCGACTAGAGTCACTCGTTCCGGTCGACGAGTTGTAATCCCTTCGAGGTATCGGTAA